CGTAGGGAGCCTTCACCGTCGCGTAGGGTTGGTTCAGGTTCACGTTGACGTGATCCACGGCCACAAAACCGGGGTAGGAGTCCCCTTCAGCCGCCGGGCGCCCCGTCCCGCCGGGCACCGCCTCCTCTACACCGGCACCGAGCGTCCCTTCATCCCGGGGGAAGGGCTTGAGGCTGCCGGTGCGGCGGGGCAGCATCATGTAGTCGCTCTCGCGGGGGGGCTCGGGGGCCCGGATCCAGCCGTATTCCAGGGGCCGCAGGCTGCTCTCCGTGCACAGGTAAACGGGGCCCGGTGCCTCCAGGCCGAGCTGCTGCGCCGGGGGCTCGCCCAGCTCGGTCAGACCCGCCACCACGTTGGGCGTCATCTTGGGCACCTGCACCAGGATGCTGGTGGGAGGGATGTTCCCGGGTAGGCTGGAGAAGCCCAGACCTCCTTCCGAGGTGGTGTTGAGCTTAGGGTCTTCGTCCCCGTCCAGGGAGATGCGGGACAAGGTGCCAGTGATGGTGGCGGGGTTGCAGGTGTTCACCTCTTTGAACAGCACTGTGGGCAGGGAGCGGGGTCAGAGCCAGCCCTGAGGGTCCCACGGAGggtgggggacacaggggacacccCCTGGCTCGTGCTGCCTGTCCCTCCCAGGTGTGGCACCGTGACAACAGAGGAGAGCTCACCTGTCTGACACGCCAGGTCAACGTCCTTTTCAAAATCTGTCTATAAAAATCcagaaagaagggagagagcgagaagagagaggagagagaaagaaggagagagaCGGGGAAATGAAGCACCATGGCCGGCACGGGCAGCGGCGGGGTCTCCAGGGGGGGACCCACTCACCAGGATCTGCACCTGCCCGTTCTTGCAGGAGTCGGGCGAGTTTTCATTCTCCTCGCTCCTGCACCCCCCCATCTGACACTTGACCACGTCCTGGACCTGCGGGGACAGAGCCGGTCACGGCCCCGCGGCCAGGGCTGGCCCCCGGCGCCCCTCCGGCGCCTCCCCACCTCTCGGCGCAGGAAGCCGTGCACGGTGATGATGACGAAGCCCTGGACGGAGTTGAAGACGGCGAAGAGGACCTGGAAGAGGATGGAGCGCCGGTCGGTCATGGCGAGCACGGCCGACATCCAGGTCAGCgccagcagaggcaggaccaCGCAGGAGCTCCACAGCGATGCCCTGGCGCAGGGAGAGAGGGGCCGGGGTGAGCCCGCGGGGCGGGGGGAGCCCCGGGATAACCCCCCCCAGCACCGCCCCCTACCCCCGCAGCAGCCCCCGAGCCTCGCCCCGCGCCCCACAAGCATGGCCGGGGCTGTGTGACACAGCTGTCCCCTCTTCCTCGGTGTCCCCAAGCCAGCGCCGGCCGGGAACTGAGGGTTGAGGGCACCTGTGGGActcccccaggtgtgtccctgtccccacacaaCCACAGGGTGGTGGGTGGGAGGGGGATGCAGGACCACCGTCACCGTCCCACCGCCACCAGAACAGCAGAGaggggattatttttttttaattctttcttttcagcgGTGAATTTTAGGGCTGCCTCTCTTGTAACTAACCCCCATGAGCGGGGacttcagcagcctctggagctcACACGCCGGGAAGAGGATCCGGGGGACACCCCCCTACCCCACCCCACCCTAGAAGACCCCCCTCCCCAACCCCGGCAATGAGGTGACCTGCCATGGGAAGCCATGCCATGCAGACGTGATGGGACACCCCGCCCCGAGCACACAGCGTCACCCTTCCTTCCCCTCGGGGACCCCCAACCCGTCCCCCCAACCCCCTCGGGGAGACTCCCAGAGCCCCCCTCCCCTCGCTGTGCTCGGGGCGGGGGTCGCGGCGGGCGCGGGACGGGCACTAACATGGCACTGCTGGCGGTGGCGGAGGTCATGGCCGCGCTGGACACCACGCCGCACTTGGTGCATTTCAGCAGCAGGCTGCCGCACGGGGGGGGCTCGGAGCTACGAGCCCACCGCCCCCCCGGCGCCCCCGCGGCCAGGACCGGGCCACGCGGGGgttggggaggaggaggaggaggaggaggaggatgcaggCACGGGGAGGGGTAGGGAGAGCAAGGCAGGACGGCGGGGAggggatggacagatggatggacagatgggTGGAGGGATGGATGGGCGGACACAGGCAAGAAGCAaatgggaggaggagaagaaagagagagagagagagagagagagagagagagagagagagagcgcCGGGTTAGTCGGGGGCGGCAGCTGTTAATGGCGAGGGGGGGTGGCCAAGCTGCAGGGGAGGGGGCGGGCACGGAGGGGGGGATGCGGCCTGCGGACCCCCATTCCCCCGAGGATGGCTGGCCCCCAAATTCTGCCCCTTCAGCGGCCCCCAACAAGGTGGGGGGAGCGCTCACCCCTGGCTTGGCCCCCCGGTGAAATCTGCCCCACCCTCACCCCGCTGCCGGGGCACCCCCATGCGCAGCCCCTGGCAGGGTGTGGGGGGCGAagggggcagccccagggacccccccgTGGGGCGCAGGACACTTACCCAGCTCGCTGCTTTTTGGACTTATCTGAAATGCCGTCGCGGGACATGAGCTTGTTGAAGACGATGATGCCCACCAGCATGTTCACCTGCGGGAGGGGGGACTCAGGGCTGGCACGGGCCCCCCCTGCCCACGACAGCAGCTGCCACCAGCCCCCCATTCCCCTCCCCGGGTGAGTTTTGGGGGGGTCCAAGGCTCTCGGAGCAGCTCACCAGCACGATGACAGCAGCGGGTCCCACGAAGGCGTAGAGCAAACCGCCCTCCAGcgagagccagcagctgcaggggacagTGGGTGACATGTCAGGGGACAGGACAGCCCTGTGGccgtgccctgctcccagccagccCGCAGCAGCCCCCATGCCCCGTGTCCCCCGTCCCCACGTACTAGCTCGCTGTCCCATAGCCTTTGGTCCGCGTGAAGCCGACGGAGACGGCGACCACGAGGGCTGGCAACCCTGGAGAGGGGACAcgaggctggaggagctggaggaaggtGGCATTGTCCCCCCACCATGCCAGCCCCAAGGGTAGGGACAGCGATGGGGCTCCTCTGACAGCTCCCCGTGACCTGAGAGTGCCACAACCGAGACACCTGGGTCTGCTTTCCTCCaccgtgcctcagtttcccctctgATGAGCCTGGGGGGGTACAAGGCATGGGCGAGGGGTGCCCCCCACCCACCCACGCCGGGATCTTACCCCATCCCAAGCACAGGAAGCGCTTCCTGACCAGGCGTGTCCGGATCCGGCCGATCACCGCCAGGTAGGACTGCCAGGCCTCGGTCAGCACCCAGCAGAAGGACGAGAGGAAGAAGAAGTGGAGGAAGGCGGCGGTCATGGTGCACACGCCCTGCAgggtggggacacggggacatcaGGAGGACACCGGCACCGCGGAGGTTAAACCCCCACGCCCACGGTGAGGTTTGTGTCAAAGCCACCAGCACACGGGGGATTTAATCCCGGGATCGAGTTAATCCAAATCCAatctgctgctgggagccagcaggggacaaggcGAGTGGCCTGGGACCCCACCGAGGGTGGCAGGGTGGTGGCAGGGTGGTGGCACTGACCTTGCTGAGCATCTGGGACTGGCCCACGAGGATGAGGATGTTGGAAGCCAGGATGGAGACGCAGAAGTTGAGCAGGATGATGGAACGCTCTGACTTGATGAACCTGCGGCAGGAGCAGCGTGGGGCCGGGGGACCAAactgtcccagtccctgtccctgtccctgtccctgtccctggtcccACGCTGCCGCAGGGTGGGCGCTGTCCCGGGGCAGCCCAAGCATCTTCTCCCACCCAGGTTTTCCATTCCCATTAATCCCATTGCTGCTGAGCCTTCCCTGGTGCCGTGTCCCCCTTTGTCACCCCCTCCCCACACGGCCTCAcgccccaggtgccccccaggtGCCCAAGCACCCTCAGGTCACCTCCAGAAGGCCGCGTAGATCACCAGCAGGGTCAGCAGGGCCATGCAGGACACGGCACAGCCGATCATCAGTGGCACCGATGGTGTCCCCGAGGGGTCCATGGCCtggggggacaccggggggaaCTGGCTGAGCCCAGCCACCCTTCACTactccctgccagccccctgcccccTCTGGGCCCTCCACCCCCTCACTGGGGACCCCTGGATGCCACAGGGAGTCGGTGACAGTGGTGAATTCCACCCCAACAGGGGACATGCAAGGAACAACAATGGGGTGGGGGGTCAGggctgccccctcccctcctggCACACAGCAATGCCCTGGATTGAGCTCTGGGGACCAcggcagcccctgcccacacAAACCCACCctgctgggggtgctggggggttCTGGAACCCTTCCCCTGGCTAGTGCTGGACACCCCCACCCTCCAGTGCCCACCTCGTCCCTCGGGATCCCCCTCCGCTCAGCCCGGGGGTCACCCCCCCACCACACCCATGTCCCCAGCCGGCTCGTGGctgtccccaccctgtcccctACCAGGTCCTTGGGCAGCTGTGCGAGGACGGCAAAGGTGGCGAGCTGGCGGCACTGGCATTTGGTGTGAGCCGGGAGGGTCTCCAGGGTTTGGCAGCTCTCCGTGTCCCAGTTTCCCAAGCCAGCATCCCTGATTAATGGGGAGAGAGCGAGGGAGAGCAATTTGAAATGATCAAACACGAGCAGCCCCTCGCGCCCTCTCCGCAGTTAACCCGTTCCTGGCCCTCCCCGGAGGGAGGCACGGAggggggcactgccaggggccCCCCCGAGCTCGGGGAGGAGGGAGTGAAGCCATCCCTGCCCCGGGCTGATCCTGCTGGGAGCGGTGCAGCGGGAAGGCTGCAGGTTTAATAATCCCACACAGGTTGGGGGAGGAGGAAACACCGCggagaggggaggaggcagtgccaggacaggcagggacagccccaagGGCCCCCTggcacctgtgtcccctcccaggggGTGATGATTCCCTATCTCATTCCATGGAGATCCCTCCCTTCCATAGGGTCCTCTCCCACCGTGGGGATCCCCCATTATGGGGACCCCTGTACCATGGGGACCCCCCCCCTGCCCCTTGGGGACCCTTCTGTCATGGGAACATCTCCTGCTAGAAAAACCTTTCTACCATGGGAACCCCTCCTTTTATGGGGACccctcctgccatggggacCCACCCCCCTTGGGGATGCTTCTGCCATGGGGACCCTTCATTTTAAAGGGACTTCTCCACCATGGGCATCCTTCCTGTCACAGGGACCTCTCCTGCCATGGGGAAACCCCCAGtgagggagcagagaggggggTGACACTGCCATGCCCAGGGAGAGACgccacagctcccagcatgCCAGGAAAACTGGGAACTGGGTCTGTGGGACAGCTGGGGACTGTCCCCGGCATCGGGCTGAGACCTGCCACGCTCATCACAGCCAGCACCTCCGCACCGGTTTGGGGGGTGAACTGGAACCAGAGACCCCGAAGTGCGGCGTACCCGCGGCTACCTGGGCAggggggctggcagtgccctccCCCACCCCgcagccctgcccaccccccTTCCTGCCCTACTTTCCCTCATTCCTGCCAGCACTAACAAATCACATCTGGCAGCCTGGCGCGGACTGCCCCGTGGCTCCGGGGCCACATCGATCCCGTGGGAGCTCAGATCACCAGTGCCGGTGGGGCTGGGATAAAGGAAGGGATGGTCCCGActcctcatccctgctccttgtctctgctctcccatccctgcaccccacccctgttcctgtccctgttcccatccctgctccatccctgctcccatccctgctcccaccccctttccatccctgctcccatccctgctcccaccccctttccatccctgctccaatccctgctcccaccccctttccatccctgctccaatccctgttcccattcctatttccatccctgctccaatCCCcgctcccttccctcccagcagcGCCCCCCACTCCCCCggcactgccagcccctccctgccaccactctgtccctgtgcccctgtgtccctgtgtccctgtgtcgctgtgcccctgtgcccctgtgtccctgtacccctgtgcccctgtgcccctgtgtcactgtgtccctgtgtcactgtgtccctgtgtccctgtgcccctgtgtcactgtgtccctgtgtcactgtgtccctgtgcccctgtgtccctgtgcccctgtgcccctgtgtcactgtgtccctgtgttcctgtgtcactgtgtccctgtgtccctgcgcccctgtgtccctgtgtcactgtgtccctgtgtccctgtgtccctgtgcccctgtgcccctgtgtcactgtgtccctgtgtccctgtgcccctgtgcccctgtgtcactgtgtccctgtgtccctgtgtcactgtgtccctgtgcccctgtgtccctgtgcccctgtgtccctgtgtccctgtgtccctgtgtccctgtgcccctgtgcccctgtgtccctgtgtcactgtgtccctgtgcccctgtgtccctgtgcccctgtgtccctgtgtcactgtgttcctgtgtcactgtgtccctgtgtccctgtgtcactgtgtccctgtgcccctgtgtccctgtgcccctgtgtccctgtgcccctgtgtcactgtgtccctgtgtccctgtgtccctgtgcccctgtgtccctgtgtccctgtgtccctgtgcccctgtgtcactgtgtcactgtgtcactgtgtcactgtgtccctgtgtccctgtgcccctgtgtccctgtgtccctgtgtcactgtgttcctgtgtcactgtgtccctgtgtccctgtgtccctgtgcccctgcccCTCACTCACGTCCTTGAGTAGTCCCAGGTGACACACTGCGGGTGGGACGTGCCCTGCAGACACGGGGACAGGTTAGAGCTCACCCCCAGCCTTGCCCCCACCCCACGAAGATATGTGACCCTTGGGGACATCCCCCAGGTGTCCGAGGGCTGGCACGTCCCCACTGTGGGCACAGGGATTGTGCCACAAACTGGGAACTGCCCAGCTCTCAGTGCCTGCAGGTGACAGGGACCTACATGGGACTCGGAGGTGACACAGGATTGGGACAGGAGGGTGACACATCGGAGGAGAAGGGGACACTCACGGTGGTGGTGACACAGGAGGGTTGATGATGAGGAAGTGCCACACAGTAGGAGGGGACATGCACAGTGACAGTGTGGGACAAGGGACACTTGTGCGATGACACAGAGGGTGACATTCAGAGTGATGTGGGAGGGAGACACGTTCCGTGATGATGAGCGACAGCCACGGTGTGGAAAGGGGGATGCAGGCTGGTGACATGGGGAGGGGGACACACATCGATGACATTGGAGGGGGACACGATGTCATGGGACGAGACACATTGGTGATGTGGGAAGGGACATTCACGGTGacatgggacagggacacactgGTGACACGGAAAGGGACATTCATGTTGgtgccatgggaagggacactCACACTGGAGCCATGGGAAGGGGGATACAGTGAGTTGGGAAGGGACATTCCCGATGCCAGGGGAGGGGACACTCACGTTGATGATGTGGGACAGCTCCACCAGCACGAGCGGCTCCGCGGGCCGGGTGGGCGGGCGCACCGTCACCGTCAGCACCTTGGAGGTGACGGCCAGGGGGCTCCTGCGGGAAGGGACACGGGCTGTGACAGGCCGGGGGACAGCAGAGGACACCGCGGGCGGTGCCACTCACCTGGGCGGGGGCAGGATGAGCCCCAGCGTGCGGTACAGCACCGCCCCGATGACGAAGTGCGACGACTCCTCGGCTTCTGCGGGGAGGGTGACACGGGCTCGGTGACACGCGGGAGGGGACGCGAGGGGCTGCCAGATGTGCGCCCAGATGTGCGCTGGCACACACGCACGGCCCCAGAGCACGCGTGGGTCACCTGCACACGCCTGGGGATGCCGCTCAGgtgtgtgcgtgtgcgtgtGTGAATGGGAGCCAGGCGTGAGCCTACATCTGCACCAGATGTGCACTCCTGTGCGTGCGGGCATGCAACGCCTCCAGATGTGCAGGCCCACACGTACGCGCACAGTTCCAGATGTGCAGGCTCACACACGCTCGTGCATCCAGATGCGCACTCGCGTGGCACGTCCACACCTGTGCACACACCTGCCCGCTCCCAGATGTGCACTCACAACATCTCCCAGATGTGCAGCCTCACACACCTGTGCAGCATCCCGGGTGCTCCGGGAACATTCAAGCAAGCACACGCACCGCTCCAGATGTGCACCCCTCCAGCTGTGTGCACAGCTGGGCGCTCCTGCTCACCGGCCGAGGCGAGgctcagcacctccctgggGATGAAGAGCTTGTCCTCGGAGCTGCGGGCCCAGTCCTTCATCCCCCGCCGTCCCTTCATGGGGAAGTTGATGTCGCTGGACACGGCGGACACGGGTTCCCGTTGGATGCTGGTCACTGCCAGGGGACACGGGGGTCACCTCCCActcctgtgtcccctcaggTCCCCGTGCCCACCCAGCCACTCACCCAGGTTGTCGGTGACGATAAGGGAGCTCTGGAAAGCCTTCAGCGCGTTCCCCACGAGGTGGATGAAGTCCTCCACCACCTTCATCAGGTGCACAGAGCCGGGAGAAACCTGCGGAAGATGCAACCACCATCGTGATGAGGACACCCCCTTGGTGGGGACATCCCAGCTGCCACCATCCCACCGTGCCACTCACCTGCTGGGCATCCTCCCACTTATCGCGGTTCTCCGCGTCCACCATGTAGCTCACCACCTGGAAGAAGCGCTGCGGGGACGGGGCTCAGCGGGGCTGGGGACCGACCGACCGACCGCCACCTCCCCGGGGAGGGGaccctgcctgtccctctgcccGCTACCTGCACGTCCTCGGAGGACGGGATGTAGGTGGCCCTCTTGAAGGTGTCGGTGACGTTGCGCAGGATGTCCACGGAGAAGAGCAGGTCCCCGCTGTAGTAGGTCTTGCGGGCCATGAGCTCCAGCAGGCTCCGCACCACCTGGGACATGCCCTCCCCTGCCAGCACCCGCTGGCCCTTCGCCAGGTGCTCCCGCAGCTGGTACAGGGGTGGGGACAGCGGTGTCACTCTGCTGTCACCAccccccagcagtgctgaatGTCCCTTATCATCCCCAGAGcccgggggaggggggagagtGCAAAGCTAATTGTGGTAATTAAGGAAGCTGTGGAATGTGCGGGTTGAGGGAGTCTACAGGGGTTTGGGGACATCCATGGGGTCTGGGGACATTCACAGGGGTTTGGGGGCATCCATGGCGTCTGAGGACATTCACAGGGGTTTGGGGATATCCGTGGAGTCTGGGGACATTcacaggggtttggggacattcacaggggtttggggacaTTCACAGGGGTTTGGGGGCATCCATGGCGTCTGAGGACATTCACAGGGGTCTGGGGACATTCACAGGGGTTTGGGGATATCCGTGGAGTCTGGGGACATTcacaggggtttggggacattcacaggggtttggggacaTCCATGGGGTCTGGAGACATTcacaggggtttgggggtgtCTGTGGGGTCTGGGGACATTCACAGAGGTTGGGGACATGAAGCGTGGTCTGGGGACATTcacaggggtttggggacaTCCATGGGGTCTGGGGACATTCACAGAGGTTTGGGGACATCCGTGGGGTCTGGAGGCATTCACAGGGGTCTGGGGACATCCAGGGGGATCTGGGGACATCCATGGGTTCGGGGGCATTGTCCTTTTCCCATGCACACAGGAACACAACTCCAGCCAGaaccccccccctccagctctgggatgggaTCCCTATTCCCACCCCACGGGGGATTCCATGAGATCTGAGGCAACCTTTCCATCCCAAGAACCATTTCCCATGGGCACAGCCGGGATGGGATCCCCTTTCCCAGCCCACCCAGGGAGTTCTGCCCCAGTTTCCCCATGCCGGAGAGGTGAGGTGGCTCTTGGGGTGCCGGGGATGTGACAGAGCctcagggacaaggacaggggagagaagggGCCGCGCCAGAGCGGGCACCTACTGAGAGATGCAAGTATCTGTACTCGTGGGAGACACAGCGGGCGAAGCTGGGCACACCCCAATAGGCGACCCCGTGGGGGCTCAGCAGGCACCGGCGGCTGGCAGTCCCTGTGATGGAGATTTGGGAttggggctggcactggaatCCCTTCTTGGCACGCCGATGCCACCCGCAGCCCCCTGCCCTGATCCAGGTAGCTCAATCCCAATGCcaccctctgctcctgggcatTTGGGGTGGCTCGACCccaccagcccctgctctgctctaaGATCGGGGGGTTTAGGGGTGCCTGATCCCGATACCACCATCAGCctctggggtttgggggtgctCATCCCTGATCTCACCCACTACCCCTTGTCCTGTTCCCGGTGGCTCTACCCCAATGCcaccctctgctcctggggcttTGGGGTGGCTCAACCCAAATGCCACCCACCCTACTCTGCTCCAGGTCAGAGGGTTTTGGGTTGCTTGTCCCTCATGCCAcctgctggccctggggtttTGAGGTGCTagaccccaaaaccacccaccACCCCCTGTCCTactccatccctggggacatCTGGTGTCACCTGTGGCATTGGGGGGACATTTGTTGTAGATGATCTCCCCCGCAGCCGTTTTCTTCCAGGTCATCAGCATCACGTACTCATCCTTGCACATCTCGTGGTAGgctggggggagaggggggatCAGCACTGCCCAGATGTGGGGTGaggggagctggggtggggggtaCCCCATACCTGGGCACTTCTTTTCGTTGCAGGTCTTCACCTCCTCCCCGGTGCCCTCGCAGGGGTAGCCCTGCATTCCCGTGCCCTCGCACATCCGGAAGCGTCGCTGCCAGCCGGTGTCACAGGTCTTGGAGCAGAGGCTCCAGTGGTTCCAAGGACCCCACTTGCTGTCtgctgtggggatggggacactgtgggACACCCGACTCTGCCCGTGGAAAGTGGCACCCGCGGGGACGACCACGGGGCAGCATCAGCGCCTCCCCCCACACGCTGTGAGCCGAAATCCCGCGGGGTGTGAAATCCATGGATCGGTGATTTGAATCTCTTTTAGAGCAGACTGGCATCCTGGTGCAGATGCCCCTCATTCCCTGCTACCATCCATGGGCACCGTGGCACAGCCACCACCTCCCTCCGCGGCTGCCACCGATGCCGTGACATCTCCCACAGAGCAAGGAGCGGCTCCAGAGACAGGATGAGGACCCCGTGCTCCATCCTTAGCCAGGTGTCCCCCTCTCCCAGAGCCGTCCCCAGCCCCGTCTGCGCACGTGAGACGTCCCTCATGCTTCTACACCCAAAGCACGACAGGACCCGCAGCCACCTGCCACCGACGGGTC
Above is a genomic segment from Cinclus cinclus chromosome 26, bCinCin1.1, whole genome shotgun sequence containing:
- the ADGRB2 gene encoding adhesion G protein-coupled receptor B2; its protein translation is MTAAGPLLLAVISSVLWLTRGFDPAPSACSALASGVLYGSFSLKDLFPTISSGCSWTLENPDPTKYSLYLRFNREEQVCTHFSPMVLPLDHYLANYTCDPRGEASPAPTRQHPEQQQEEEEDEEAELELCEGAGPFTFLHFDKNFVQLCLAAEPEAAPRLLEPQALEFRFVEVLLINNNNSSQFTCSVLCRWLEECLQAPGARRCGFTHAGCSCQAESPPVPRRNGTRPPAHPAPTPEPPAPDCCPTELHSANANELDLPEVPHGNAVEENQKVKTQWPRSADEPGVYMAQTGDPAAEEWSQWSVCSLTCGQGSQVRTRSCVSSPYGTLCSGLLRETRTCNNTATCPVPGAWEEWSPWSLCSVTCGRGARTRTRRCVASRRGGKACEGPELQAKPCNIAICPVEGQWLEWGAWSRCSVTCANGTQQRTRKCSVSAHGWAECRGAHADARECSNPTCPTDSKWGPWNHWSLCSKTCDTGWQRRFRMCEGTGMQGYPCEGTGEEVKTCNEKKCPAYHEMCKDEYVMLMTWKKTAAGEIIYNKCPPNATGTASRRCLLSPHGVAYWGVPSFARCVSHEYRYLHLSLREHLAKGQRVLAGEGMSQVVRSLLELMARKTYYSGDLLFSVDILRNVTDTFKRATYIPSSEDVQRFFQVVSYMVDAENRDKWEDAQQVSPGSVHLMKVVEDFIHLVGNALKAFQSSLIVTDNLVTSIQREPVSAVSSDINFPMKGRRGMKDWARSSEDKLFIPREVLSLASAEAEESSHFVIGAVLYRTLGLILPPPRSPLAVTSKVLTVTVRPPTRPAEPLVLVELSHIINGTSHPQCVTWDYSRTDAGLGNWDTESCQTLETLPAHTKCQCRQLATFAVLAQLPKDLAMDPSGTPSVPLMIGCAVSCMALLTLLVIYAAFWRFIKSERSIILLNFCVSILASNILILVGQSQMLSKGVCTMTAAFLHFFFLSSFCWVLTEAWQSYLAVIGRIRTRLVRKRFLCLGWGLPALVVAVSVGFTRTKGYGTASYCWLSLEGGLLYAFVGPAAVIVLVNMLVGIIVFNKLMSRDGISDKSKKQRAGSEPPPCGSLLLKCTKCGVVSSAAMTSATASSAMASLWSSCVVLPLLALTWMSAVLAMTDRRSILFQVLFAVFNSVQGFVIITVHGFLRREVQDVVKCQMGGCRSEENENSPDSCKNGQVQILTDFEKDVDLACQTVLFKEVNTCNPATITGTLSRISLDGDEDPKLNTTSEGGLGFSSLPGNIPPTSILVQVPKMTPNVVAGLTELGEPPAQQLGLEAPGPVYLCTESSLRPLEYGWIRAPEPPRESDYMMLPRRTGSLKPFPRDEGTLGAGVEEAVPGGTGRPAAEGDSYPGFVAVDHVNVNLNQPYATVKAPYGLQFKQHPTVRQILASELSERSRTMPRTVPGSAMKVGSLERKRLRYSDLDFEKVMHTRKRHSELYHELNQKFHTLDRYRAPSTGSSKREKRWSVSSGGGDKSTGNDVTSPEEQRPKAPAAPPKPWSTFKAMTLGSLPSAQRDRLELCRADWDNPCAGLDAADGDFQTEV